In the genome of Lactuca sativa cultivar Salinas chromosome 3, Lsat_Salinas_v11, whole genome shotgun sequence, the window AGGTGTTGAACTTATAGTgtgagattttcttggaaaggaattatatgtgattaattatattgaaggtgaaagggtgtggcagtttcaaatgcatgaggtgttggaaattttttatgggggtttcaaatgcatgagattcaagaaaaagtgctagctttataagtatgtatgatttaaTGTTTTTTACTAATGATTCAATTTTGAGTCCTATTTCCGATTTCGAACCAAAACAATTGAATAATTTTTCTCATATATGTGAGATGGTGGTTAGAATGTGAGAGTTTGTGTTTAGATGGGTGGATATTAGACATTCACTCCATGATTTGGTGAATGGTCTTTTCGGTGTGACGGTGTTCTCCCTTTTAGTGGTTATTGATACAATTGTGTGTACCACCATATGCTATTTATGATGTTTCCAAAATGATAagtgaaaaagtttttttttttttttggagggggatgagtaattgagacatccccaatttcacggccagaaaagaccgatttgcttatgctttgttttataaatcagagtgatcgtttacaGAAAACggtttgcggaatttgtcccaaaaacaaaatatgataaccatttatcaaagcatttcttttaagaaatgtattttcattaaataacaaaatctcgggatgttatgttccgatacagaccaaaagcataaacataacaaaatagaccttacaacagttatttataactactgatctataatccaaaacctctcgtcaagtccaccaacttatactcttgtgtaattacttgtaatgcaaagaaaactgagtgggtcagacttgggagcctggtgagcatatagggttttcaacccacaataaataattaatttaatttcatcaaccaataataactcaattacccattcccattattctcactttacatccctaagacaactaacacaagggacctagtctaagaatatttcatcggggcgacaacacatgcttcgggggttcctcagtaatataagtcaaataaggcaaccatgagggggatgaaatacagcgaatgaacacccaagttcattaacacctacaggttatgagcctgctagcgttccactggactgtctagaaaagtccgtgatcgtcatctaaattccgctagatgactggattacaatgacatcgaggtctctcatccttttatcacaagacaagtatctacccatgttctacccaacattttattagataaaatatacatttttagacatagtttaaaacctatatagtatgttcattcaaaacacattccagataaaagattAGGCACACAAACATAACactatttcatagagaataaatcatatctatgagattagaagataacatcgatacactcacataacacatatacttagtacattcaaacaatacttgtattaaaatcgtgtttatgaaagggactatacactcacacatataaacaactttatattatacacataacatgtatttcatagcaaatacttaatatttatgtgttagaagaaagtaactacacactcacttgatcagaagatgatcagacagcactacggcttgtagaagtagtattcttcggtagatctggaagatcttcacaaaaaccggactcctcgtgggcagagcttcggctcggaaactcttttcttctcgggatcttcgggcttcgggatatttcttgcatgcaaatcgaggtaaaacgggagagagaggagagaaaatagcaaccctaaatggctggcccttcaaatctatttatagggcaaatttggcccttgccacgtcgtgacaccctttttccacatcgtgggcttgatcgtcactgcatgcgtcatcgcaagttacgtctgggggactcccggaggtgtcaggagacttgccacgtcgtggcactgcttgtcacgtcgtggtctctgacacaacTTTGGGGTtagcgccccgaacttcagaaattcataactttcgcatacgaactccgtttttgacgttctttatatcgacgcgaatgtgagattatgctctacaactctcatttagactccattggctaattttgaattcatttttaatatattataaatatattacttatatattatttttagtatgccgggacaggaaaactccgttcgaaattcataactccttcatctgaattccgttttcgtctgtctttttatcgttggactactatcgacgagatcttcgactctcgtttagattgtttcggttaagaatcacttgatctcatattcgagtattcgggctgcataccgctaagtcgaaacttcggataatcataactttctcatacgaagtcagatttgggtgttctttttacgcacgatctcggtttaacgtattctacaactttcatttagatcgctaagttcaaatatcgctctaacataaattcactatttatcgctttgtgtcgtgccggttctttcgcgaaacttcgacaggtcataacttcttcgttataactcgaatttcgacgttctttatatatccggaaacCTCGTAATATAAGCTAcatcttagttaagattactccttctaaataatctttcccaAAAAAGTCAtgtttgacgcttatcgtctctaaattgactggcccggatctacggacgttacagtAATGATGCTATCTTTTATTCTATtaataaattttcttttctttggtTTTGTAATAGAAATAATAAATCTTCCTTAAATTTGGTTAGTTGGTTTCAACATCCCTAAACAATGTGTAATTTTTTTTTgctccagtttttttttttaattttttttttctctaatgCTTACTAGAGCTGTGTTTTTTATAATATGGTTGTTTAAAAAACGATTCATAATGTATATGAGATATTAGGAAATAATCATTTTTTTAGATATTTTGACAAAATGATTATAACGATGCAAGTAAGGTCTGTTTATTCGAGAAAGAAGATCAATGGTCCTACCATTTTTATAACATAACTTTCAAACCTGTTTTTTCAAATAATCTCGAACTAAATCTCCCCCAAACATTTAAAAATACCATATTTTGGTGAACTCTTATCTCTAGCGTATTCTTGTGAATGCTAATCAATCTACACAACCAAAAATCGGATGAAGACCATGGTTtgttgattatgttatatgttagatGATATGCTAATCGATTAACACGACAAAAAGCTGACACTATTTTAGACTTAAATTTTGTTTGTGAACACACTAAAAGAACATAATCTGTGGATGGGACAATTCACTATTACGCTTAAATTTTGATTGCTAACACACTACAAGATCTAATGCCCCCTTGACCCTACAACAGAGGAACACTTTGAAATTTGATTTGAATGTCAGAAAGGGAAATTTTGTTTCAAAACTTCAAGAAAAAAGCCTACATCTCATACTCATCAGCATGTTACTCTTCACCATTAGCCCACTTTTGGAAAATTACAAAAATGTGTTCAACAATAAGTTCATGTGCATATATGTCTCTATACACCTTATGCACACTATACTGGAGTGAGTGCCATAGTAGCTCGAGAAATTCTGATTAAACCATCTTTAGGGAAAAGCGATGATGACTCTGATGATAAAGGTAGTAATATAAAATGAACAAGTTGATGTTGACCGCCTCTGCCATATGCTGCTTATCGCGACACACATATAAAGTTGTGACCGGTGTAGGTCATTGCATTTAAGGCATCTATATTGGCTTTAAGGTCTTTAGTAATGAGAGCAGCCAATAAAAAAGAGAATATTTACAAATTAGaataattaaacaaataaattattcATTATTGAGGAAGAGGGGAGGGAAAAATACCTTAAAGCGTCGGAACCAAAGATATATAGCCAAAATTACTTGAGACAGATAGAAGCATGAGAAATGTTTGAAAATAAAGAAGATGGAGGTTGATACATGATTTAGGGCATCGGAATTTTATCCAAACAATAAGTCACATGCACAAGTATACGCTAAACGGTGGCGTTTAAGTTATTACGTATGAACATagtcaaataaaataaaataaaatctaaagAAAAATAGAATTTAGGTCATTAGAACTATATCCGGACAACAAGTCGCCTCCACATGGTTTGTTTTCATGCTCCAGGAGACATTTGTGTGGAATTATTCCTACTATACATGTCGAGGTGATGTGTGACTTCCAAATGTGACATATTTGAAAATTCGTTGAAAACCAGTTCGAGGCAACTTGTTACTTGCACAAATAAGTTGTACATGCGACATTTGTCCCCGGTCGCCTCCACAACCTCCTTTCCTTGTAGAGACATAAACACAGTTCACGAAATTGATGTTAACATGTTTTGCAAGTTATAGTGTAACTATTTAAAACTAGGTGTATCCTCGTGTGTTGCACGAGAATAAAATAATACGGTAAAATTATTGATAGATATATGTTGTGGGAATTAACTACATCTTTGCAATATGAAATTTTCAGTATTTAAAGAGCTTGTAACCTAACAACATCAAGTGTTAGTAGAAAGGTGCCCTTAGTCATGTATGTTGTGGGTTCATGTCCTATTTGGAAGGAAATATGTAGTTTAGGAGTAAAATAGTGTCTATAGTTTGATGGTTCATGTCCCATTTGGAAGGAAATATGTAGTTTAGAAATAAAGTAGTGTGTGTGACTGTATGTCATTCTAAAAAGATGGCTTAGGAAGTTTTGTATGATTTTTAATTTACATGGTTCATTATGACATCCAACGAACACTTATAAGCAAAAAAAAATCCAAAGTCTAATATATGATATCTATCTTCATGTGCATTTGAAATAATTAAACATTTTCTTTGTGTTTACTCAAGAACTCTCTACGTTAATTAACCATACCTTTTGTAAGGTCACAAAATATAgagaatttttttcatttttagaaataAAACCTTTCAATAACATTCCCATAAAAGATAATcagaatataagtttaaaatcaaatATCAAGTCAAGTCAATGCGATGCAAATCATATGGGGCTATTCCCTTTGCTACCAGAAGTAAATAACATACATGATTTCTAGATTAATATCtatttgtaattaattaaactgacTTTTCTTTGATGTTAACGGTGATGGTGACGGTGGAACTCCGTTCTTGTACATCGGAACATACAAAACCCAACCAACTTTTATAAACCCTGGATTCCGAAGCAAAACTTTATTCACATTTTCAATCTCACTCACTTCAGCCGATAACAAATTAGCAATATCAGGAAGTGTATCCATCTCCTGTACAGTATACGTGACCATAATTTGAGATTCGCTTCCTGTGCATCCACACAATAAGTGGATAGTGGCATTCGTATTAACTTTAAATCTTGTCCCTTGATCATCCCAAGTTTGCCCACTATAAAATTCATCGGAAACATCTGATAATATATCGCCTAATTTCACTGAATAAACCGTATCATAAAAGTATGCAACCGTGTTATTCACGTTTTTGCAAGAACATGGGACTGTTACAAGGTGGTGGTGTTGATCTCCATGGGTGATGTTTTGAATTTGTGATATGTCCACTGAATATAACGCAGAAATATTGTTTTTGGTGAGTGGATTGTGTTGATAGAGTCTAGATTTGCATTGTGTAGATTGTTGGACGCAAGCAAATGGGATTTCATTTGGTGGATTTTGAGAAAGTGTGAGGATCATCAACATGTGGGTGCATAAGATAATGAGAAGAAAAATGGAATTTTGAGAAGCCATAGATTGTGGCCACTCTGCAAGAAGGAATATTTGAAGTTTATTCGCTCTCTATATTTTGTGCTTTTATTCTTTCCATTTTTGTATCATGCAATCGTTTGTTTCTGCACTAAATTTTGGTTAAATCCGCTTTGTTGATGTTTACGATTTAAGGCTATGGATTACACTTGCGGATTTTGGCATGACTGTTTGTCcttttctttcttttgtttatGGTGCGAGGATTTCCAGGCAATTAGTCGTGCTTTGCTTTTATCATTGTAGGTGGAGGTTTCCACATGTATGGTGCTCCAAGCTTCATTTATTCCTACCCTATCTATATTTATTTCTACCGTCTAATCATTTTTCCAATTATTGTTTTTAAATTCTGGGGTAGAAATAACACTACCCTTTTCTTTTAAAAGGGAGGAATAATAGGTGAAaaaaacaccttagacaatcaaCCATGGTTTTTtacttttcttttccttttacgGATATTGGTTAATGTTTAATGATATAAAATGCctcattctaaaaaaaaaaaaaaaaagtaaacactTGAGATACTATAACATCAATATGCCTAGAAAAAGTCTTTGTTTATCTAATATAGATAGATATTAGTATTAGTACCTGTATGTAGCTGCAGTTTTTACTTTTTACATCGGAAATATGTCTTCAAATTCAGTTACCACCTTCTGTACCTTGCTCAGCATCACTGTTCTCACCAAATAAAACCAACATCTAATTAATATTTACAATCTCAGTCCTTGTTGTACATTTTTTTTTCAGGTTTAATTGGTCCAAAATTTTTAAAAGTAATCTTTAATATGCAACAAAATAAAACCACGGGTAATTTATACCTTGGAAGGAAGAGTCTTCCAAATATTTCTGTGGAAGAAAATCAAGTTTGTTACAAATAATGTAAAAACCAGAGACATTACACAACATAACATGGAAAAGATTGAGGGCATGAAAGAAAATACCATGATTTCATTTTTCAGAACGACATCTTCAGAAAGAATTTCTTGTGTTGTTGCCATGGTCAATAATGATGTGAAGCTAGGAGGAAAGGCTGAAAGCTTTTCTTGAACATCTTGACTAAGTGTGGCTTCTATGGGATTTGAGCTTTGACTAAATATTGTTTCAGCATTTGACCCTATTGGACTCCAGTCAAGTGTTGGTCTGCATAAACAAGTTAAAATCTCAGATCATCTGCTTACATTTTTTGCAATAATCTCAAAGAAATGTTATTGAAGATTTGTAACAGAGTTGCTCCATATTTCTTCATCTTACCTATAGGCTGGAGAAGAGCTTATTGGGCTCCACTCCTGTGTTGACCTGAAAAAGAGTGAGGGTTGACTTTTCAAACCTTCCAACTTGGAAAAATAGTAAAATACAAAGAAAAGTTACTTTTTAGATAGCGAATTTGGACTACAGAGGCCAAGTACAATCTTCCTTTTGGCATCTCTAGCATTTTCACAAGAAGAGTGGTTAGTTTACAGTTTACTACAAATATCCATACATATATTATATTGTTCAAAAAGTCAATAACTTGTTAGAGAATGTATTTAGTTTCCACCTATCTACAGGTTGAAGAGAAGGCACGATCTCAGATTGAGATGGGGTTTTGGATTCAGGGATATCAGGAGTTGACCGGTCAATCTTCTCATGTCCAAAGATATCCTGTAAAAGAGAAGTTTATATAATTACATGTGTGATGTGTTTGCATAGGGGCAAAGATTGAACCTTTATGAAATTCATAAATCTTTCAGTCTCATCACTTGTGAGAAATCGCAAGGCAAACTTTTGGATCTGCAAAAAAGGACAAGGGTATTTGGTGAAATATGATATGATGTAGTAGAAGAACAAAGGGCATAAGTAGGAAAACAGAAACTAAACAAGCGAATTTGAGATTCTTACATCGCCTGCATGATCTTTATAACTCATGAATACAATTTTGCTGCCCCTGGGAGGGTATCCGGGCAAACATGAGACATGAGGCCAGGTGAAATGTAGCTTTGAAATGTAATGCTCTTCCTGAAGTGATTCAGTATCCAAACTTGTGTTAGATGCATACTAACTTAtgacgtatatatatatatgcatacaaAACAGATTAGAGTCATAATGGCTACCAACATAAGCACAAGAACAATCAACAATTACATTTACATTGTGATATATTAGTAATCAGGTAACTTAAGAAGCAAATTATTCCAATGTGAAGCACTAGACTATTGTTGATCCCTAATTTCTAGAATTAAGAGGACCAGTTGCTTAAATTATAGCCACTACATTTTAGAAAGCTTAAAAACCCAAAGCACAAAGAGGAAAACCATAGATATTGTCTGAAGTCATCTGAAATATCTTAAAGCAAACAGTACAAATAACTGTCTAACGAAAGCAGAGAGATGAATCTGTAATAACAAGGTTTAGTTGAAATTAATCAATCTAGTAGGCATGAATAAGATGAATAAGACTAGAATTATAGTATTATACAAGGAAACTGTATGATTGCTTGCACAACCAACATTTTCCACGAAAAAGTGATAGGTCTTGACTTGGTAGTAAATCACATACGTGCATTCTGTATTTGATTAAGTTGGGAGTGGAAGATTTTTACATCTTGCAAACTCTGTATATGAACGAACCAGATGAATCTAATAGTCAGCCTAGATGAAAGTTTTCTGATCGTGTCTGATTTACAAAACATCATATAACCAGAGGATTTCAAACAGTTCAGTCGTTTATGATTATAATTAAATCAACTATCAACCAAAGTAGAGATAATTTTAGGAATTATAGCTCAATGGTGTTGCGGATTTGTGATCCACTGCAAAACGGTTGCAGAAAAATCATAATCGAGTCCGAATTGATCTAAAATGGCTACAAATAAGGCGTACAAACCGTTATCGAACTAAAAAAATAAGAGATCTATGAAACAGTGATAACTCACAATGACGTTGTCGACGAGAGTAACTGTTAGTATGATGGAGCGAGAAATATCAGAGTTATCGTTTGTGGAGGTTAGTAGCTTGAGATTGGCGAGAGAAGTGAAGGATGAAATCCATGAGCCCTTGGACCTTTTGACTTGGGGAACGAGAGAAGGATGATAACCACCGGCGCCGGCGGCAGATGAGAGAGAAGGACGCTTGAAGAAGCGAGCATATTGAACTTCCCAGTGGTTTCCGATAGGGGCGGTGGTTGTCGTCACTGACATGCTTCCTTGATGCTCGTTTTCGCTTCCGTTGGATGGATGAGGTCCCGCCATGTTTCGTTACTTCCTACTGCTCACGCGGATCGAATTTTGAATTTGTTAACACAAGTTATCTACCTTCCTTCGTTTTTATATACATTTTCTTACAGCATTTCATACCAGTAAAACTTTTTACTAAACCTTTTTTGTGCCACATATATGCATATAGAATAAACggaactaaaaactcgaaatatatTTCGCTATACTAATTTTTTTATAAAGCTTATTTAGAGTcaatgtaaatgaaaaaaaaaaactatataattaaataaaatattgatTAAATTATGAAAAAACTTTATGCATAGAGCTTAATATTGAAAATGCATAGAGCCGGTAAATTTACAATAAAGATGAAAAATTATGTTGTTAAACGCAATAAGTTATTTgactttaacaaacttaattcaTCAATAAACTCTTATTGTGGACTAGTAAAAAAAACCCGCACTACGCCGCCGCTGGTTTGAATGGTTCGTGATTCATAAGTATAGATAATTTATAATGAAAATGGTAGAATATATTTTCTTAACATTAGTATGTTTCCAAAATACATCGATGCTAAAACTATTATATTCATAACATTAATATATTCACTAAATACATCGATGTGTACATAGAAAGTTTTATGTCTTCATGGATAGTTTTTAATAACTTATAGCATGTCTTCATAGGTTGTGATAATTTTTTCAGCATGTAGGATGAATATATGTATCACTTGAGATTGGCAAGCTCTGCATTTCTACGAACTTCTTGGAGGGAGTAATTAAACACTACAAAATTTATTGATTTTATGATGAATTTTATCATATATCCGAGTATGGTCATACTTTACACCGTCGTTGAGAAGGGTGTCATACACATATTCATTTTCTAATCCGTTAACAGCATGTAGgcaaaagaaattatatataCAATTTGCATATTACTATTATAGGTAAAAAAGATTGAAGTAAATTGCTATAATGGGTAAGGAATTCATAGTAAATTCCTATTATTGGTGAAAAAATAAAGTAGATTTCTTATATTGGTTAAAAAAGTAAAGTACATTACTATTTCCTTCAATTTATCTGATTTTAAATCATAAAGAAAACACATATAAAAGAGAAAACTTACAACATTTGTCTGAAGGGTCAACTAGACAAACTTGTGATGGGTTAGGATAGGTAACTTCAGGTAAAAACCTAAATTCAAAGCAATTTtataaaactaaattttaataaacTCTACAATTATAATTAAAACAAGCTTGTGATGAGTTAGGATAGGTAACTTAGGTAAAAACCTAAATTCAAAACAATTTTATAAAACTAATTTTTTATAAACTCTACAATTATAATTAAAACTATAATTTACATTTAGATCTAATATAAAATTCCTTTGAGAATTCATTTCATTCCTATAGACCACCCAAGCATGATTATGAAATCTAATTgcccattttatttttaattcgtCATAAGATATTACAACTATGAAAAataattgtttattatattactttAGTAGGAAAGCTAACAACAGTGGAATGTGGACATGGGTGTATCATTGTCATAGTCGAAACCGGTGATACCATTATTTGGATCCAACTGTAGGGTTGCGTAAATTTAAAACAAATATGAATttattaacataaaatacatgCCTAGATTATTTATAATGTAACATCCGAATTTTCAGGTATGAATCTTAAAGTAAATTATAAGATTTTGGATGGCCAGGACATGGTGGAGaaatcaccacgacgtggcaaggctGCATGAAACACACATCTCTTTTAGCCGCCACAACATGACAATGTATGTGCCACGACGTGCGGACTGATTATGGGAAAACCTTAAATTGTTGGCTTAAAGCCTTATTTAAAGGAAGTGATAGTTAGGGTTTCATCTACCATCAACCTCCATCACCTTCAAAAGGTTGTAAACAAACCTTAAACCCATCTCTTCCATTCTTCAGCatattttggtgttttggtgcatttggaAGGAAAAAGAAGAGAAACCTAGTACAATAATCAAGCAAGCAACTCCGCCCACCTTTAAGTCCACCTTCTGGACCTTTGTAGGTCCACTTTTTCAGATCTTGTTGGATAACTATCTTTAGATCTAAGTTTTATTGGCTTGTCTTCatattcttggtgtttttgagtgGGTGG includes:
- the LOC111881586 gene encoding protein POOR HOMOLOGOUS SYNAPSIS 1; its protein translation is MAGPHPSNGSENEHQGSMSVTTTTAPIGNHWEVQYARFFKRPSLSSAAGAGGYHPSLVPQVKRSKGSWISSFTSLANLKLLTSTNDNSDISRSIILTVTLVDNVIEEHYISKLHFTWPHVSCLPGYPPRGSKIVFMSYKDHAGDIQKFALRFLTSDETERFMNFIKDIFGHEKIDRSTPDIPESKTPSQSEIVPSLQPVDRDAKRKIVLGLCSPNSLSKKSTQEWSPISSSPAYRPTLDWSPIGSNAETIFSQSSNPIEATLSQDVQEKLSAFPPSFTSLLTMATTQEILSEDVVLKNEIMKYLEDSSFQVMLSKVQKVVTEFEDIFPM